From the Halalkalicoccus subterraneus genome, the window AGCGAACAACAGTTGCGCGAGATCTTCGAGGACGCAAGCGAGGAGTCGCCCTCGATCATCTTCATCGACGAGCTCGACTCGATCGCGCCGAAACGCGAGGACGTCACCGGTGAGGTCGAGCGCCGGGTGGTCGCCCAACTGCTGACGATGATGGACGGCCTCGAATCCCGTGGCCAGGTCATCGTCATCGCCGCGACCAACCGGGTCGACAGCGTGGATCCGGCTCTCAGGCGACCGGGCCGGTTCGACCGGGAGATCTCGATCGACGTGCCCGACGAAACAGGGAGAGAGGAGATCCTCCAGATCCACACGCGTGGAATGCCGCTCTCGGACGACGTGAGCCTCTCGGAGCTCGCCGACGACACCCACGGCTTCGTAGGCGCGGACGTCGAGAGCCTGACCAAGGAGGCCGCGATGCGCGCGCTGCGGCGCTACCTCCCGGAGATAAATCTGGACGAGGAGGAGGTGCCCCCCGAGCTGATCGACCGGATGATCGTCAAACGCGGGGACTTCCGCGGGGCGCTAGGCGAGGTCGAGCCGAGCGCGATGCGCGAGGTGCTGGTCGAACTCCCGAAGATCACGTGGGACGACGTTGGCGGGCTCGAGGACGCCATCGGCGACATCAAGGAGAGCGTCGAGTGGCCCCTGACCAATCCCGACCGCTTCGACCGGCTGGGAATCGATCCGCCGGCGGGCGTTCTCCTCTACGGCCCGCCGGGCACGGGGAAAACGCTGATGGCGAAGGCGGTCGCCAACGAGACCAACGCCAACTTCATCTCGATCCGCGGGCCCCAGCTACTCAGCAAGTGGGTCGGCGAATCGGAGAAGGCGATCCGGCAGACGTTCCGGAAGGCCCGACAGGTCTCTCCCACGGTGATCTTCTTCGACGAGCTCGACAGTCTCGCGCCCGCACGAGGCGGAGAGGTCGGTTCGAACGTCTCCGAGCGGGTGGTCAACCAGCTCCTGACGGAGCTCGACGGGCTCGAGGAGATGGAGAACGTGATGGTGATCGCCGCGACCAACAGGCCGGACATGATCGATCCCGCGTTGATCCGCTCGGGTCGGTTCGACCGACTCGTGATGGTCGGCCAGCCCGGTGAGGAGGGGAGAAAGGAGATCCTGCGGATCCACACCGACCCGATCCCGTTGGCCGCGGACGTGAGTCTGAACGAACTCGCGGAGATCACCGACGGGTTCGTCGGCAGCGATC encodes:
- a CDS encoding CDC48 family AAA ATPase, producing MNEVQLEVAKAYPNDSGRGIARLDPDTLLHLKLSPGDIIEIEGGDTTAAKVWRADRQDWNTDTVRIDGFTRQNADVGIGERVTIRKADATKAEKLVLAPPEEASVQFGSDAAGMVKRQILKRPVVERDIVPVMSSTNHPFMRSPGQAIPLIAVETEPEGVCLITEDTDVELREEPISGFEKAGSGITYEDIGGLQNEIQRVREMVELPMKHPQIFKKLGIEPPQGVLLHGPPGTGKTLLAKAVANETSASFFSIAGPEIISKYYGESEQQLREIFEDASEESPSIIFIDELDSIAPKREDVTGEVERRVVAQLLTMMDGLESRGQVIVIAATNRVDSVDPALRRPGRFDREISIDVPDETGREEILQIHTRGMPLSDDVSLSELADDTHGFVGADVESLTKEAAMRALRRYLPEINLDEEEVPPELIDRMIVKRGDFRGALGEVEPSAMREVLVELPKITWDDVGGLEDAIGDIKESVEWPLTNPDRFDRLGIDPPAGVLLYGPPGTGKTLMAKAVANETNANFISIRGPQLLSKWVGESEKAIRQTFRKARQVSPTVIFFDELDSLAPARGGEVGSNVSERVVNQLLTELDGLEEMENVMVIAATNRPDMIDPALIRSGRFDRLVMVGQPGEEGRKEILRIHTDPIPLAADVSLNELAEITDGFVGSDLASIAREAAMTALREDSDADVVEMRHFRGAMESVRPTITDDILDYYEQIKDEFAGGTAEPGRSRQGGRIGFQ